From Rhodovastum atsumiense, a single genomic window includes:
- a CDS encoding p-hydroxycinnamoyl CoA hydratase/lyase, with translation METDPVSYVIADRIAWVRFNRPEKRNCMSPALNRRMLEVLDQIEFREDVGVLVLSGEGSAWSAGMDLKEYFRETEAQGLGAIRRSQAEAYGWWRRLRWYQKPTIAMVNGWCFGGGYGPLFACDLAFAADEAKFGLSEINWGILPGGGASKVAVELLSLRDAMYHALTGEAIDGRKAAEWKLVNESVPLAQLEARVREVAEVLLQKNPVALKATKDAIRRVKEMTYDNAEDYLVRAQEAANSYGRHGRDEGLRQFIDDKTYKPGLAAYDRTREGA, from the coding sequence ATGGAAACCGACCCTGTCAGCTACGTGATCGCCGACCGCATCGCCTGGGTGCGCTTCAACCGCCCGGAAAAGCGCAACTGCATGAGCCCGGCGCTGAACCGCCGCATGCTGGAGGTGCTCGACCAGATCGAATTCCGCGAGGACGTGGGCGTGCTGGTGCTCTCGGGTGAGGGCAGCGCCTGGTCGGCGGGCATGGACCTCAAGGAGTATTTCCGCGAGACCGAGGCGCAGGGGCTCGGCGCGATCCGCCGCTCCCAGGCCGAGGCCTATGGCTGGTGGCGGCGGCTGCGCTGGTACCAGAAGCCGACCATTGCCATGGTGAATGGCTGGTGCTTCGGCGGCGGCTATGGCCCGCTCTTCGCCTGCGATCTCGCCTTCGCCGCCGACGAGGCAAAGTTCGGCCTGTCCGAGATCAATTGGGGCATCCTGCCCGGCGGCGGGGCGAGCAAGGTGGCGGTGGAGCTGCTGAGCCTGCGCGACGCGATGTACCACGCCCTGACCGGCGAGGCGATCGATGGCCGCAAGGCCGCGGAGTGGAAGCTGGTCAACGAGAGCGTGCCGCTGGCGCAACTGGAAGCGCGGGTGCGGGAAGTGGCCGAAGTGCTGCTGCAGAAGAACCCGGTGGCGCTGAAGGCGACCAAGGACGCGATCCGCCGGGTCAAGGAAATGACCTACGACAATGCCGAGGACTATCTGGTGCGCGCGCAGGAGGCGGCGAATTCCTACGGCCGGCACGGCCGCGACGAGGGGCTGCGCCAGTTCATCGACGACAAGACCTACAAGCCCGGGCTTGCCGCCTATGACCGCACGCGTGAAGGCGCGTGA
- a CDS encoding MFS transporter, translating into MITTAQAAGGTRALTLAFLAAMIEGFDLQAAGVAAPRLAPVFGLGPGQMGLFFSAATIGLIFGALGGGHIADRFGRRTGLAISLATFGLLSLATPLVNSVEALIVVRFLTGVGLGGALPNLVSIAAEAVAPEKRGRAVAVMYAGVPLGGALVSLLARLLPTGDWQTLFIVGGVLPLLLVVPILAALPPLLVPPHAHATAPGRWRRLFEQSPVLVTLLLWCASFFGLLVVYLLLNWLPALLVTRGFSQSEAALVQIGFNLGGAAGSLVGGQLLDSARRVGGVGACFAFIVAALLSLAMLPADLGLTIAAGALLGGGVLAAQAILYGIAPQCYPAAVRGTGVGLAVAVGRFGSVAGPLVAGMLMAAGFRPSDVLIAIVPTTCLSGIVTVMLLLRRRPAAVAAPAG; encoded by the coding sequence ATGATCACGACGGCTCAGGCCGCCGGGGGGACGCGTGCGCTCACGCTCGCGTTCCTGGCGGCGATGATCGAGGGGTTCGACCTGCAGGCGGCGGGCGTCGCCGCGCCCCGGCTGGCGCCGGTCTTCGGCCTCGGCCCGGGGCAGATGGGGCTGTTCTTCTCGGCGGCGACCATCGGCCTGATCTTCGGCGCACTCGGCGGCGGCCACATCGCCGACCGCTTCGGCCGTCGCACCGGGCTGGCGATCTCGCTGGCCACCTTCGGGCTGCTCTCGCTCGCCACCCCGCTGGTGAACTCGGTTGAGGCACTGATCGTGGTGCGCTTCCTGACCGGCGTCGGCCTGGGCGGCGCCCTGCCCAACCTCGTCAGCATCGCCGCCGAGGCGGTCGCGCCGGAAAAGCGGGGCCGCGCGGTCGCGGTGATGTATGCGGGCGTGCCGCTGGGCGGGGCGCTGGTGAGCCTGCTCGCCCGCCTGCTGCCGACCGGGGACTGGCAGACGCTGTTCATCGTCGGCGGCGTGCTGCCGCTGCTGCTGGTGGTGCCGATCCTGGCGGCGCTGCCGCCGCTGCTGGTGCCGCCGCACGCCCACGCCACCGCCCCGGGGCGCTGGCGGCGGCTGTTCGAGCAGAGCCCGGTGCTGGTGACGCTGCTGCTCTGGTGCGCCTCGTTCTTCGGCCTGCTGGTGGTCTACCTGCTGCTGAACTGGCTGCCGGCGCTGCTGGTCACGCGTGGCTTCAGCCAAAGCGAGGCAGCGCTGGTGCAGATCGGCTTCAACCTGGGCGGCGCCGCTGGCAGCCTGGTCGGCGGCCAGTTGCTCGACAGCGCGCGCCGGGTCGGCGGCGTCGGGGCCTGCTTCGCCTTCATCGTCGCCGCGCTGCTGTCGCTGGCGATGCTGCCGGCCGATCTCGGCCTGACCATCGCCGCTGGGGCGCTGCTCGGCGGCGGCGTGCTGGCGGCGCAGGCGATCCTGTATGGCATCGCGCCGCAATGCTACCCGGCCGCGGTGCGCGGCACCGGCGTCGGCCTCGCCGTGGCGGTCGGGCGCTTCGGCTCGGTGGCCGGCCCGCTGGTGGCGGGGATGCTGATGGCCGCCGGTTTCCGGCCCAGCGATGTGCTGATCGCGATCGTGCCGACCACCTGCCTCAGCGGCATCGTCACCGTCATGCTGCTGCTGCGCCGCCGCCCCGCGGCGGTGGCCGCCCCGGCCGGCTGA
- a CDS encoding MBL fold metallo-hydrolase, with protein sequence MNDTRSISPSDLPSIGRGKDGVAAADTGPASDHFDGARFFNPGGSGPRGILDLLRWQLTERGESWPDACPSPFATDRPPRRVAGNTLRVSFAGHATFLIQGVGLNILTDPVWSERASPFSFMGPRRVNAPGIAFDDLPPIDVVLVSHGHYDHLDAATLARLWQRDRPHIVAPLGNDAAIRSHDPDIAVTTADWDDTVPLGNGVDAVLEPVHHWSARGLMDRNRALWCGFVLRGLGDGIFFTGDTGFDDGRPFRRIAGRHGAPGLALLPIGAYEPRWFMVDQHMNPADAVLAFGLLGARQALGYHWGTFRLTNEGAGRPAADLAAALAAEGIDPARFLAARPGQVWTSGATA encoded by the coding sequence GTGAACGACACCAGGAGCATCTCCCCGTCGGACCTGCCCTCGATCGGAAGGGGCAAGGACGGCGTGGCGGCCGCCGACACCGGGCCAGCCAGCGATCATTTCGATGGTGCGCGGTTCTTCAACCCGGGCGGAAGCGGGCCGCGCGGCATCCTCGATCTTCTGCGCTGGCAACTGACCGAGCGCGGCGAAAGCTGGCCGGATGCCTGTCCAAGCCCGTTCGCCACCGACCGGCCGCCCCGCCGCGTCGCGGGCAACACACTGCGGGTGAGCTTCGCCGGGCACGCGACCTTCCTGATCCAAGGGGTCGGCCTCAACATCCTGACCGATCCGGTCTGGTCGGAGCGCGCGAGCCCGTTCTCCTTCATGGGGCCACGACGGGTCAACGCACCGGGCATCGCCTTCGACGATCTGCCGCCGATCGACGTGGTGCTGGTCTCGCACGGCCATTACGACCACCTCGACGCCGCCACGCTGGCGCGGCTGTGGCAGCGCGACCGACCCCACATCGTCGCCCCGCTCGGCAACGATGCCGCCATCCGCAGCCACGATCCGGACATCGCCGTCACCACCGCCGACTGGGATGACACGGTACCGCTGGGCAACGGCGTGGACGCCGTGCTGGAACCGGTCCACCACTGGTCGGCGCGCGGGCTCATGGACCGGAACCGCGCGCTCTGGTGCGGCTTCGTGCTGCGCGGTCTGGGCGATGGCATCTTCTTCACGGGCGACACGGGATTCGATGACGGGCGCCCGTTCCGCCGGATCGCCGGGCGACACGGTGCGCCCGGCCTCGCGCTGCTGCCGATCGGTGCCTACGAGCCCCGGTGGTTCATGGTGGACCAGCACATGAATCCGGCTGACGCGGTGCTGGCCTTCGGGTTGCTCGGGGCGCGCCAGGCACTCGGCTATCATTGGGGCACCTTCCGGCTGACCAACGAGGGCGCCGGGCGCCCGGCCGCCGACCTCGCCGCGGCGCTCGCCGCCGAAGGCATCGACCCCGCACGGTTCCTGGCCGCCCGGCCGGGGCAGGTCTGGACCAGTGGCGCGACGGCCTGA
- a CDS encoding TetR/AcrR family transcriptional regulator: MLDANKPHGGRRRRRADAPLTPEAWIEAGTTILAEENVRGVQIPALCERLGVTKGSFYWHFGALGDLLRRLLEHWRRRATLDLIGRLSGTAMGGASILRALLVLPRRSRSRQAAALEASIRDWARRDAEAARAVREVDAVRLKFFEQMFRARGFDRTEATARAYLAYCVMMGDSVLHPTLAEAVPDQIYLETAVRVLGLAAEPGPAARP; this comes from the coding sequence ATGCTGGACGCGAACAAGCCACATGGCGGGCGTCGGCGCCGGCGCGCCGATGCCCCCCTGACCCCGGAAGCCTGGATCGAGGCGGGCACCACCATCCTGGCCGAGGAAAACGTCCGCGGCGTGCAGATCCCGGCGCTGTGCGAGCGGCTGGGCGTGACCAAGGGCAGTTTCTACTGGCATTTCGGCGCGCTGGGCGACCTGTTGCGGCGGCTGCTTGAGCACTGGCGGCGGCGGGCGACGCTGGACCTCATCGGCCGGCTGAGCGGCACGGCGATGGGGGGCGCCTCGATTCTGCGCGCCCTGCTGGTGCTGCCGCGCCGCTCCCGCTCCCGCCAGGCCGCCGCGCTGGAAGCGAGCATCCGCGACTGGGCGCGGCGCGACGCGGAAGCCGCCAGGGCGGTGCGCGAAGTCGACGCGGTGCGGCTGAAATTCTTCGAGCAGATGTTCCGCGCCCGGGGCTTCGACCGCACGGAGGCCACCGCGCGCGCCTATCTCGCCTATTGCGTCATGATGGGCGACAGCGTCCTGCACCCGACCCTGGCGGAAGCGGTCCCGGACCAGATCTATCTGGAAACCGCGGTCCGGGTGCTCGGCCTCGCCGCCGAGCCCGGCCCGGCGGCGCGCCCCTGA
- a CDS encoding class I adenylate-forming enzyme family protein: MPAIQLPAHGRGEPHTPFRTLVDLWANAVAAVPGQVAIEDATGVLTYHEVWSLAQALAVDLRRRGCAGRGVAILLPNGADFHLAYLGALRAGAIPAPINPVYPAPQVAALLGIARARVVLAPAPVDPALRDAVAALPDAELVAFDRAALVAAPHSSEELPLPCLDNPGVLLFSGGTTGISKGIVHSHAAMANAVRAMEYIWSTRATGEVWLPVAPMSHIYGFLMGVLNPVYGAGRIVVPPRFQPDLIVDMFGRHRVTVFGGGPAPIYAALLAATNFATTDLSALAVCPSGGAPTPVELIERWRRATGLTIHEGYGMTEMAPIAGSNEWIGLKPGSVGRPLPCNRVEIVDAETGTRVLPPGEAGEIRIAGPYAMTGYLDRPDETARTLRDGWIHTGDIGHLDADGFLFVTDRKKDMVVVKGFNVFPRVVEEVVLTHPLVHQAGMVGVKDDRSGERLVAFVAADPELTEAELRDYVAARVAAYMVPAEFRLMEELPMTPAAKLDRMRLRRLALEPA; the protein is encoded by the coding sequence GTGCCAGCCATTCAGCTCCCGGCCCACGGCCGTGGCGAGCCGCATACGCCGTTCCGCACCTTGGTCGATCTATGGGCGAACGCGGTCGCCGCGGTGCCCGGCCAGGTCGCCATCGAGGATGCCACCGGGGTGCTGACATACCATGAGGTATGGTCCTTGGCGCAGGCCCTGGCGGTGGATCTGCGCCGCCGGGGCTGTGCCGGACGGGGGGTGGCGATCCTGCTGCCCAACGGCGCCGATTTCCACCTGGCCTATCTGGGCGCGTTACGGGCCGGCGCGATCCCGGCGCCGATCAACCCGGTCTATCCGGCGCCGCAGGTGGCGGCGCTGTTGGGCATTGCCAGGGCGCGCGTGGTGCTCGCGCCCGCGCCGGTCGATCCCGCCTTGCGGGACGCGGTCGCGGCGCTGCCCGATGCGGAGCTGGTTGCCTTTGACCGTGCCGCCCTGGTGGCGGCACCACACTCCTCCGAAGAGTTGCCGCTGCCCTGCCTGGACAATCCCGGCGTGCTGCTGTTCAGCGGTGGCACCACCGGCATTTCCAAGGGCATCGTGCATTCCCATGCCGCCATGGCGAATGCCGTGCGCGCCATGGAGTATATCTGGTCCACCCGGGCCACGGGCGAGGTGTGGCTGCCGGTAGCGCCGATGTCGCATATCTACGGCTTCCTGATGGGCGTGCTGAACCCGGTCTACGGTGCCGGGCGCATCGTCGTGCCACCGCGTTTCCAGCCCGACCTGATCGTGGACATGTTCGGCCGGCATCGCGTGACGGTGTTCGGCGGCGGGCCGGCGCCGATCTACGCCGCCCTGCTGGCGGCGACCAATTTCGCCACCACGGATCTGTCCGCCTTGGCCGTCTGTCCCTCCGGTGGCGCGCCGACGCCGGTGGAGCTGATCGAGCGCTGGCGGCGGGCGACCGGGCTAACCATCCACGAAGGCTACGGCATGACCGAGATGGCGCCGATCGCCGGATCGAACGAATGGATCGGGCTGAAGCCCGGTTCTGTCGGCCGGCCGCTGCCGTGCAACCGGGTGGAAATCGTCGATGCCGAGACCGGCACGCGGGTGCTGCCTCCGGGCGAGGCGGGCGAGATCCGGATCGCCGGTCCCTATGCGATGACGGGCTATCTCGACCGTCCCGACGAGACCGCACGGACGCTGCGCGATGGCTGGATCCACACCGGCGATATCGGCCATCTCGATGCGGACGGGTTCCTCTTCGTCACCGACCGCAAGAAGGACATGGTGGTGGTGAAGGGCTTCAACGTTTTCCCGCGCGTGGTCGAGGAGGTTGTGCTTACCCATCCGCTGGTGCACCAGGCTGGCATGGTCGGGGTGAAGGACGACCGCTCCGGCGAGCGTCTCGTCGCCTTCGTCGCCGCCGATCCCGAGCTGACCGAGGCGGAGCTGCGCGACTACGTGGCCGCGCGCGTCGCCGCCTACATGGTGCCGGCCGAGTTCCGGCTGATGGAGGAATTGCCGATGACGCCCGCCGCCAAGCTGGACCGGATGCGGCTGCGCCGGTTGGCGCTGGAGCCGGCCTGA
- a CDS encoding MaoC family dehydratase — MTRLHHFEDFPPGAVFRAGPILVDAARIKSFGVEFDPQPQHIDEEAAAASQFGELVASGWHTAAISMRLFIEALPPIPGGGMGTGVERLSWPRPVRPGDALRVTVEVTAARLSRSRPEKGLVTFQITTFNQRDEVVQSFATAVMVPRRAPSAPHDNIQGENA; from the coding sequence GTGACCCGCCTGCATCATTTCGAGGATTTCCCGCCCGGCGCCGTGTTCCGGGCCGGCCCCATCCTGGTGGATGCCGCCCGCATCAAGAGCTTCGGCGTCGAGTTCGACCCGCAGCCGCAGCACATCGACGAGGAAGCCGCGGCGGCCAGCCAGTTCGGCGAGCTGGTAGCGAGTGGCTGGCACACCGCCGCCATTTCCATGCGCCTGTTCATCGAGGCGCTGCCGCCGATCCCGGGCGGCGGCATGGGCACCGGCGTCGAGCGGCTGAGCTGGCCACGCCCGGTGCGTCCCGGCGATGCGCTGCGGGTGACGGTGGAGGTGACCGCGGCGCGGCTCTCCCGCAGCCGGCCGGAAAAAGGGTTGGTGACGTTCCAGATTACCACCTTCAACCAACGCGACGAGGTCGTGCAGTCCTTCGCGACGGCGGTGATGGTGCCGCGCCGGGCGCCGTCCGCGCCGCATGACAACATCCAGGGAGAAAACGCATGA
- a CDS encoding MarR family winged helix-turn-helix transcriptional regulator, whose translation MKARTEIGLIEDAPRLDDLIGYHLRRASMFDMQDFATHFADTKLLRPVPFSVLCRIDEEPGITAAGLCRMLSLQRSNIVPILAELDEAGLLERRSDSLDQRLLRLFLTRTGKRTLASWRQRVKQREDELFAHLTTTERATLLRLLAKAWTGGS comes from the coding sequence ATGAAGGCACGGACGGAGATCGGGCTGATCGAGGACGCGCCGCGGCTCGATGACCTGATCGGCTATCACCTGCGCCGTGCCTCGATGTTTGACATGCAGGATTTCGCCACGCATTTCGCCGACACGAAGCTGCTGCGGCCGGTACCCTTCAGCGTGCTGTGCCGGATCGACGAGGAGCCCGGCATCACCGCCGCCGGGCTGTGCCGCATGCTGAGCCTGCAGCGCTCCAACATCGTGCCGATCCTGGCCGAGCTGGACGAGGCGGGGCTGCTGGAACGCCGCAGCGACAGCCTCGACCAGCGCCTGCTGCGCCTGTTCCTGACCCGGACCGGCAAGCGGACGCTGGCCAGCTGGCGGCAGCGGGTGAAGCAGCGCGAGGACGAACTGTTCGCCCACCTGACCACAACCGAGCGCGCGACGCTGCTGCGGCTGCTGGCCAAGGCCTGGACCGGCGGAAGCTGA
- a CDS encoding AMP-binding protein: MREGMSYDPVALHRNARPGHLACRDLATGRAWSYAELDAAIRRTVTVLAGTHGVARGQRVAALARNSVELLLLQQATLRMGAIFVPLNWRLAAPECRRILQDCAPTLLVVDPAVAPDGVADCRVETVAALAAAIAAAAPAGPLPPVPADLPCLILYTSGTSGVPKGVMLTGANLFFTAVNFGVVGQVSEASVFLCDAPMFHVIGMVTSVQSPLLRGATVLVAPGFDPQVTNDGLADPALGVTHYFCVPQMAEALRQAPNFRPEAWRLKALFTGGAPNPPANIRGWLKRGIRMVDGFGMTETGTTIGMPIDTALIDAKAGSVGLVAPATRVRIVDPGGEDVADGAVGEILVAGPNVSPGYWGRPEEQAVAFTADGWLRTGDLGCRDVDGFVFVVGRRKDMFISGGENVYPVEVEAVLAEHPAVEDVAVIGIADLRWGEVGRAYVVLRPDQEADPAELHDHCAARLARYKIPKEFRIVAALPRTATGKIVKQRLRDEARAEAAGAGGII; the protein is encoded by the coding sequence ATGCGCGAGGGAATGAGCTACGACCCGGTGGCGCTGCACCGCAACGCGCGGCCGGGGCATCTCGCCTGCCGCGACCTCGCCACCGGCCGGGCGTGGAGCTATGCCGAACTCGACGCGGCGATCCGGCGCACGGTGACGGTGCTGGCCGGGACCCATGGCGTGGCGCGTGGTCAGCGTGTGGCGGCGCTGGCCCGCAACAGTGTCGAACTGTTGCTGCTGCAGCAGGCGACGCTGCGGATGGGCGCGATCTTCGTGCCGCTGAACTGGCGACTCGCCGCGCCCGAGTGCCGGCGCATCCTGCAGGATTGCGCGCCGACGCTGCTGGTGGTCGATCCCGCCGTGGCGCCGGACGGGGTCGCGGACTGCCGGGTGGAGACGGTGGCGGCGCTCGCCGCGGCGATTGCCGCGGCGGCCCCGGCCGGGCCGTTGCCACCGGTGCCGGCCGACCTGCCCTGCCTGATCCTCTACACCTCCGGGACCTCGGGCGTGCCCAAGGGGGTGATGCTGACCGGTGCCAACCTGTTCTTCACCGCGGTGAATTTCGGCGTGGTCGGGCAGGTGTCGGAGGCCAGCGTCTTCCTCTGCGACGCACCGATGTTCCACGTCATCGGCATGGTCACCAGCGTGCAGTCGCCGCTGTTGCGCGGCGCCACCGTGCTGGTGGCGCCGGGCTTCGATCCGCAGGTCACCAATGACGGCCTCGCCGATCCGGCACTTGGGGTAACTCATTACTTCTGCGTGCCGCAGATGGCCGAGGCGTTGCGCCAGGCGCCGAATTTCCGGCCGGAGGCGTGGCGGCTGAAGGCGCTGTTCACCGGCGGCGCCCCCAATCCGCCGGCCAATATCCGCGGCTGGCTGAAACGCGGCATCCGCATGGTGGACGGCTTCGGCATGACCGAGACCGGCACCACCATCGGCATGCCGATCGACACGGCGCTGATCGACGCCAAGGCCGGCTCGGTCGGGCTGGTCGCGCCGGCGACCCGGGTGCGCATCGTCGATCCGGGCGGCGAGGATGTCGCCGACGGCGCGGTGGGCGAAATCCTGGTTGCCGGGCCGAATGTCAGCCCGGGCTACTGGGGGCGGCCGGAGGAACAGGCGGTCGCCTTCACCGCCGATGGCTGGCTGCGCACCGGCGACCTGGGCTGCCGCGACGTCGATGGTTTCGTCTTCGTGGTCGGCCGGCGCAAGGACATGTTCATCTCGGGCGGCGAGAACGTCTATCCGGTCGAGGTGGAAGCGGTGCTGGCCGAGCATCCGGCGGTCGAGGACGTGGCGGTCATCGGTATCGCGGACCTGCGCTGGGGCGAAGTCGGGCGCGCCTATGTCGTGTTGCGGCCAGATCAGGAGGCCGATCCGGCGGAACTGCACGACCACTGCGCCGCGCGGCTCGCCCGCTACAAGATCCCGAAGGAATTCCGCATCGTCGCGGCGCTGCCACGCACCGCCACCGGCAAGATCGTCAAGCAGCGCCTGCGGGACGAGGCGCGGGCGGAAGCGGCCGGGGCAGGGGGCATCATCTGA
- a CDS encoding BKACE family enzyme, with the protein MSTRKVIVTIAPTGGMATREQSPYLPQQPEEIARDVYDCYNAGASVVAVHARRPDGGATCDPAIYRDINERIRARCDIVINNSTGGGVHGDMVAQAPNGYWEILWEERLKGMEAGAEMCTLDATTVVASFGGREVLMNTAPSRCRELAAGMRARGIKPEWEVFSPTHIVQDMTTLIEEGFDEPPYFVNLVLGTHRGFQNAMPYSPRVLQMMVDTLPPGCIFCVSGIGPAQLPAAMNALLLGGHVRVGLEDNLYYRQGELATNVQLTERVVRLVREMGFEPATPAEARRIMGLPLQRATTRPHFALG; encoded by the coding sequence ATGAGCACCCGCAAGGTCATCGTCACCATCGCCCCGACCGGCGGCATGGCGACCCGCGAGCAGAGCCCGTACCTGCCGCAGCAGCCGGAGGAAATCGCCCGCGACGTCTATGATTGCTACAATGCCGGCGCCAGCGTGGTGGCGGTGCATGCCCGCCGTCCCGATGGCGGCGCCACCTGCGACCCGGCGATCTATCGCGACATCAACGAACGCATCCGCGCCCGCTGCGACATCGTCATCAACAACTCGACCGGCGGCGGGGTGCATGGCGACATGGTGGCGCAGGCGCCCAACGGCTATTGGGAGATCCTGTGGGAAGAGCGGCTGAAGGGCATGGAGGCGGGCGCCGAGATGTGCACGCTCGACGCCACCACCGTCGTCGCCAGCTTCGGCGGGCGGGAAGTGCTGATGAACACGGCGCCCTCGCGCTGCCGGGAACTGGCCGCCGGCATGCGCGCACGCGGCATCAAGCCGGAATGGGAAGTGTTCAGCCCGACCCATATCGTGCAGGACATGACCACGCTGATCGAGGAAGGGTTCGACGAGCCGCCCTACTTCGTCAACCTGGTGCTCGGCACGCATCGGGGCTTTCAGAACGCGATGCCGTATTCGCCGCGGGTGCTGCAGATGATGGTGGACACGTTGCCGCCCGGCTGCATCTTCTGCGTCAGCGGCATCGGCCCGGCGCAACTGCCGGCGGCGATGAACGCGCTGCTGCTGGGCGGGCATGTGCGGGTGGGGCTGGAGGACAACCTCTATTACCGGCAGGGCGAACTGGCGACCAACGTGCAACTGACCGAGCGCGTGGTGCGGCTGGTGCGCGAGATGGGATTCGAGCCGGCCACTCCGGCGGAAGCGCGCCGGATCATGGGGCTGCCGCTGCAGCGCGCCACGACGCGGCCGCATTTCGCCCTGGGCTGA
- a CDS encoding crotonase/enoyl-CoA hydratase family protein, with product MSGESTVRYELRGPVAWIGLDRPAKRNAINEALLTALDDALRRAQAEARAMVLFGHGSCFSAGLDLAEHRARAAEETFLISRAWHTVFARIRRGRVPAIAALHGATVGGGLELAATCHIRVADSSAFFALPEGQRGIYVGGGASVHVARLLGLARITDMMLTGRVLDAAAAERMGLVQYLVPEGTALAQAEELALKIAGMAPLTVLGILQALPRIQDMSEEDGLFVESMMAALAQTGPEAAQRLAAFIERRDSK from the coding sequence ATGTCCGGCGAAAGCACCGTCAGGTACGAGCTGCGTGGCCCCGTCGCCTGGATCGGCCTCGATCGGCCGGCCAAGCGCAATGCCATCAACGAGGCCCTGCTCACCGCGCTTGACGATGCGCTCCGCCGCGCGCAGGCCGAGGCACGGGCCATGGTGCTGTTCGGCCATGGCAGTTGCTTCAGCGCCGGGCTCGACCTCGCGGAGCACCGGGCGCGCGCCGCCGAGGAAACCTTCCTGATCTCCCGCGCCTGGCACACGGTGTTCGCCCGGATCCGCCGCGGCCGGGTGCCCGCCATCGCGGCCCTGCACGGGGCAACCGTCGGCGGCGGGCTGGAACTCGCCGCCACCTGCCATATCCGCGTCGCCGACAGCTCGGCCTTCTTCGCCTTGCCGGAAGGCCAGCGCGGCATCTATGTCGGCGGCGGTGCGTCGGTACACGTGGCAAGGCTGCTCGGCCTCGCGCGCATCACCGACATGATGCTGACCGGCCGGGTGCTGGATGCCGCCGCCGCCGAACGCATGGGGCTGGTGCAGTATCTTGTCCCGGAAGGGACCGCGCTGGCCCAGGCCGAGGAACTCGCGCTGAAGATCGCCGGCATGGCACCGCTGACCGTGCTTGGCATCCTGCAGGCCCTGCCGCGCATCCAGGACATGAGCGAGGAAGACGGTCTGTTCGTCGAAAGCATGATGGCGGCGCTGGCACAGACCGGACCGGAAGCCGCGCAGCGACTGGCGGCGTTTATCGAGCGGCGCGACAGCAAGTAA
- a CDS encoding 3-hydroxyacyl-CoA dehydrogenase NAD-binding domain-containing protein — protein sequence MSGADIRQAAVIGTGVIGASWAALFLARGLEVTAWDPAPDAEATLRHRVAACWPVLEAVGLAPGATPERLRVHASPEAAVAEAGFVQENGPERLDLKRDLFARLDHAAPPETVLASSSSTLAASDFQEGCATPGRVLLGHPFNPPHLVPLVEVVGGRRTEPWAVDRAMAFYAALGKHPIRLRREAPGHVANRLQAALWQEAFHLVRSGVADVADIDAAIAHGPGLRWALLGPFLNLHLSGGEGGIGALLGKPIWQATEAVWRDLGTVAVDDGLGQQVAAGVAAELAGRDEAALVAARDAALLGLLRLKAAAEQLP from the coding sequence ATGAGCGGAGCAGACATCAGGCAGGCAGCGGTGATCGGCACCGGCGTCATCGGCGCGAGCTGGGCGGCGCTGTTCCTGGCGCGTGGCCTGGAAGTCACCGCCTGGGACCCCGCGCCGGACGCCGAGGCAACGCTGCGCCACCGCGTCGCCGCGTGCTGGCCGGTGCTTGAGGCGGTCGGCCTAGCCCCTGGCGCCACGCCGGAGCGGCTGCGCGTCCACGCCTCGCCCGAAGCAGCCGTCGCGGAAGCGGGTTTTGTGCAGGAGAACGGCCCGGAGCGGCTGGATCTGAAGCGGGATCTGTTTGCTCGCCTCGACCACGCGGCGCCACCGGAGACAGTGCTCGCCTCCAGTTCCTCGACGCTGGCGGCAAGCGATTTCCAGGAGGGCTGCGCCACGCCCGGCCGGGTGCTGCTGGGTCATCCCTTCAACCCGCCGCATCTCGTGCCGCTGGTGGAGGTGGTGGGCGGTCGCCGCACCGAGCCCTGGGCGGTGGATCGCGCGATGGCGTTCTATGCCGCCCTGGGCAAGCATCCGATCCGTCTGCGCCGCGAAGCGCCCGGCCATGTCGCCAACCGCCTGCAGGCGGCGCTGTGGCAGGAGGCGTTCCACCTGGTGCGCAGCGGCGTCGCCGATGTCGCCGATATAGACGCGGCGATCGCGCATGGCCCCGGGCTGCGCTGGGCGCTGCTGGGGCCGTTCCTCAACCTGCATCTCTCCGGCGGCGAGGGCGGCATCGGCGCGCTGCTCGGCAAGCCGATCTGGCAGGCGACCGAGGCGGTGTGGCGCGACCTGGGCACCGTCGCGGTGGATGACGGGCTCGGGCAGCAGGTCGCGGCGGGGGTCGCGGCGGAGCTGGCCGGGCGCGACGAGGCCGCGCTGGTGGCGGCGCGCGACGCGGCGCTGCTGGGCCTGTTGCGACTGAAGGCCGCGGCGGAGCAACTGCCGTGA